CAGTTTTATTAAACATACTGAGCTGATACTGTCTTTTACTCTTTTAGTTACTGTTCATGTAAGAGACGCTAAACTCCTAAACCCTGTCTCTGCACTGAATCACATACTTACCTTCAACGCTGGAATAAGAAAAGAGGATTTGTCCAAAAATCAGTCCTCACTTTGGTCTCAGAAACTCAAACTAGGTCTTAAAACCATCTGTCTGATCCTGTATAACACTTCCCTCTGGTTCCTCTCAGCGCAGACTCAGGTCCGTTCTACAGGAAACAGCTGATCCTCGACCACCCATCGGCGTCCTGTGAAGTGAAGGTGAGCTGTGGGGTCAAAGGTCGGTCCGGTCCAGGTCCGTTGTAGGTCAGTACTGTTGGTTGTGGGTCGGTTGTGGATCAGTACTGTCGGTTGTGGGTCCGTTGTGGATCAGTACTGTCGGTTGTGGGTCGGTTGTGGATCAGTACTGTCGGTTGTGGATCAGTACTGTCGGTTGTGGGTCGGTTGTGGATCAGTACTGTCGGTTGTGGGTCGGTTGTGGATCAGTACTGTCGGTTGTGGGTCGGTTGTGGGTCATTTCTGTCggttctgtgtgtctgtctgcagcTGCTCTCTCTGGCCGGTAGACGTCGTGTTGCGGTGCATCAAGTCGTCGTGGGTCTGCAGACGCTCGGGCCCGGTCGGTTCCACGGCGCCGGCATCGACATGCAGCAGGTCCAGAGTCTGGTGGATGAGATGGGGGCCAGCCTGTcccctggagcccagaacctcaTGGACATGGTTCACTTCCAGCAGAAGGTGAGAGAGAAGGATGCCTGTAACTGCCCCCTGCAGGATGAGAGAGGAATTACAATGGCATGAAATACAGGACGGCACCTGTTCATGGACCTGCAGacctcagaaccagaaccagaacttcCATCTAATGAACAGTCCTGCATTTCAACAGGTTTAGAGCAGATTTATTCTGACTTCCTCTGGGTTTTAATCATACGTTCTGTTTCTACATCTTCTCTATTTATCCTGTAGGATGTGACACAGCAGTTCACCCTTCACATTTGGGGAAAGCCCACTGTGTTTTTCCTCCAGACCAGTTCATTATTGGTCTGAACATTCTGAAAGGTTAAAGATGACGTTCACCAACTGGAACAGGTGTTTAAGGGTCATGAACCTGTTCTCCTGCTGTTTGGGCTCATTTTACtgctttgtttcattttactgtcGTTGTCCTTCATGTACTGATGTTGATCAAATATAAACCCTTTTTcacactgacctctgaccccgcgCACCAGGTCTGGGGTGAAGTGgatctggatcagctggttctgatgATGCTCACATGGATCCAGATGTGGTTCAGATGTCTCCGTGAACCCActcatgtgtgtgttctttaccCTCAGAACCAGACGGGCTCTCTGAGCAGCTTCCTGCCTCTGCTGATGGGAGGCGGAGCTCTGTCTGCTCTGACTCAAACAGCCAATGGGAACGCTCTGCAGGCGGGTCCTCCTCAGGTAAACCCACCTGAGAAACATAACACTCAGATGAAACTCGGAGTAGATGTTCCAGAAGCGGCTcagtcttttgttttgtttcgtctCTTAGTCTCCGCTGAGCTCTGTCACACCTGCAGACGAAGCTCCGCCCTCCCACAATGGACTGATGTCAGACAGCTCAGGCTCCGCCTCCCTAGACTCGCTGCAGAAAAGCACAGGTGAGGATCTGGACCACACTGGAGGTTTTCTGTACAACTACAGaacgaggttattatcgttagtgAAAACTAATGACAGGACTAAAACTAGAATtcattaagtgaaataaataaaaactatattttaaaaaaaaggtaaataattgaaactgtattgtgtgtttacaaaactaactaaaacggataaaaatttgAGCTGCAAcggattaatcgattaggtgcttgaagcgaatgcaaaaatttacAATTCGATTAATTGACTTTGAAttattgaagggaaatattctgttgcagCTTTCCTGTAGTGaaacttctttgtgcgtcacaataagcatccgtgtgaaacacaacagtggaaccaatgtttaacagcagagaaatgaaggaaacaaagctttgattcaggagaattgtggttgaatgatttttttgtatcactttgggtcgattaattggttgcagctctaataaaaattatggatgaaattccctaaaattcttattgccttttttgaagtaaaaagataggatgaatatttgaatagtagttgtttccccatatttctgcaccATAATTTAGGTATGGAAGAATGATAGAATTATATAGTGCAAGAAGTGAATATTTATCaagtttagttttcattttaccAATTATGGCTATGGTTTTCGCTAATTTTGTCTTTATCGTGTTTATTTGTGACTTCCAATCAATCTCTAccaggaaacatggagactgaagttgggagaaaacagcacaatcctgtttgggatttatttgaatatgacagcgaggaagataaaagatatgaaaaaactaaaactaaactaaaactaagcatttagaaaaaaacaaaaactgataaaaaactaacaaacctgctctaaaaactaatgaaaactaactgaattagagataaaagagttaaaactaaataaaactaaactataatgaaaaatcccaaactattataaccttgctacagAACCCCACTGTGTCTGAAAAACATTCAAAACTGACACTCAGATCCATGTTTTTAACGGAGCGGTTCAGTCTGACTCGAGCGTTGGCGGTAGAAGGTCACGGTGACGATCATAAACtcacaccatcaccaccaaacctCCTGTCCACAGAGACCAGCGACGCCGGAGGCCCAGTTAGCCCCGCCCAGCTGACGGAGATGATGTCACACCTCCTGAAGGGGCAGGGCCAGATGCTGAGCTCCGCCCCCGACCTTCTGCCCGTGCTCCAGAGCGTCTGTGGTCAGGTGACGCAGCTCAGGCTGGACTCAGAGAAGCAGCTGAGGAACGGATCATGGTGAGTCTGAGAAGTCACATCTGCCGTCAAACAGCTCCACCCAGTGTCCAAAACATGGAACTGCAGCCTCATTCTGGACCGAACAACAGCCGCCTCACACAaataaaacaggaataaaaatatcaacacaaccTTCAAAAATTGCAAGATGTTCCACTGGTGCAAAGAATACAGAGAACCAGAGAATATacggttaaataaagagaacCGCAACCCAGACGACACACGTGTGATGTCAGAAAGCACAGAAACACCTTTAAATCCACCTGTTCTGCATCAGCTTTGATCACAGACAACTAAAACTCTGTCTGCTGGCACAAGGGTTTTCAGCTCTCTGTGCAGTAGGAGTTCATCCTGAATCCTGTCAGAAATGTTAGGAGTTTATTTTTAAAGGAAATCGA
The nucleotide sequence above comes from Sphaeramia orbicularis chromosome 19, fSphaOr1.1, whole genome shotgun sequence. Encoded proteins:
- the LOC115439563 gene encoding uncharacterized protein C10orf88 homolog isoform X1; the encoded protein is MVEVTSVWTCQTDGRRLSDVLFPVHIRDNEELNEAEGDDAERCGWAWLEQTEEASPCVLTLTCSPSAPPSDPPAAIGRLLLVSEARTMEVYDQTGEYCGTVRGERDNSVHLDSADSGPFYRKQLILDHPSASCEVKLLSLAGRRRVAVHQVVVGLQTLGPGRFHGAGIDMQQVQSLVDEMGASLSPGAQNLMDMVHFQQKNQTGSLSSFLPLLMGGGALSALTQTANGNALQAGPPQSPLSSVTPADEAPPSHNGLMSDSSGSASLDSLQKSTETSDAGGPVSPAQLTEMMSHLLKGQGQMLSSAPDLLPVLQSVCGQVTQLRLDSEKQLRNGSWDLDRDLDRVMERRLEQMEQRLKDHVDRRLDALEQKLDKVLLLVLDRGGAAGRREEEELRRSTPVDRP
- the LOC115439563 gene encoding uncharacterized protein C10orf88 homolog isoform X2 codes for the protein MVEVTSVWTCQTDGRRLSDVLFPVHIRDNEELNEAEGDDAERCGWAWLEQTEEASPCVLTLTCSPSAPPSDPPAAIGRLLLVSEARTMEVYDQTGEYCGTVRGERDNSVHLDSADSGPFYRKQLILDHPSASCEVKLLSLAGRRRVAVHQVVVGLQTLGPGRFHGAGIDMQQVQSLVDEMGASLSPGAQNLMDMVHFQQKNQTGSLSSFLPLLMGGGALSALTQTANGNALQAGPPQSPLSSVTPADEAPPSHNGLMSDSSGSASLDSLQKSTETSDAGGPVSPAQLTEMMSHLLKGQGQMLSSAPDLLPVLQSVCGQVTQLRLDSEKQLRNGSWDLDRVMERRLEQMEQRLKDHVDRRLDALEQKLDKVLLLVLDRGGAAGRREEEELRRSTPVDRP